In Geoalkalibacter sp., a genomic segment contains:
- a CDS encoding OprO/OprP family phosphate-selective porin, with amino-acid sequence MKKMFAAVLIAATTLGFGLTAEAKTLEEILKDKGILTEEDYKEAVKKNDLAYYRPGRGITVESRDGNYTAHIGGRLQARYTFTDVDDPAKENDSDFNIQRLRIDMRGNVYNKNLYYQWQHDFGGSGGATLKDAVLGYKFMNELSLQAGQFKAPTSRQQLTSSGSQMFVDRSLADETFNLGRDRGLMAKGAFADNLVEYMAGVFNGNGENRSNREDKHLWAARVDINPLGKFDMDEPSFNEPKPLLNIGASYAVQTLVRADTGNVNSRLLTNGVRLGDLNLANGEEADLRTATANIHFKWLGLSAAAEYYWANIDPDGKSDWDADGYYLQAGYQIIPETVELALRYSAIDSTDAAALTKYDQNQFQIAAGYYYKKHRAKIQADYTLHKDDLAQNKDDNIFRLQAQVIF; translated from the coding sequence CTCAAGGACAAGGGCATCCTCACCGAGGAGGATTACAAGGAGGCGGTGAAAAAAAACGACCTGGCCTATTACCGCCCCGGGCGCGGCATCACCGTGGAAAGTCGCGACGGCAACTATACCGCGCACATCGGCGGACGCCTGCAGGCGCGCTACACCTTTACCGACGTGGATGATCCAGCCAAGGAGAACGACAGCGACTTCAACATCCAGCGCCTGCGCATCGACATGCGCGGCAATGTCTACAACAAAAACCTCTATTACCAGTGGCAGCATGACTTCGGCGGCAGCGGCGGCGCCACCCTCAAGGACGCCGTGCTCGGCTACAAATTCATGAACGAGCTGAGCCTGCAGGCCGGTCAGTTCAAGGCGCCCACCAGCCGTCAGCAGCTCACCTCCTCGGGCAGTCAGATGTTCGTCGATCGCTCCCTGGCCGACGAGACCTTCAACCTCGGGCGCGATCGGGGCCTCATGGCGAAGGGGGCCTTCGCCGATAATCTGGTCGAATACATGGCCGGCGTGTTCAACGGCAACGGCGAAAACCGCAGCAACCGCGAGGACAAACACCTGTGGGCCGCGCGCGTGGATATCAATCCCCTGGGCAAATTCGACATGGACGAGCCCTCCTTCAACGAACCCAAGCCGCTGCTCAACATCGGAGCGAGCTATGCCGTGCAGACCCTGGTTCGCGCCGATACCGGCAACGTCAACAGCCGCCTGCTGACGAACGGTGTTCGCCTGGGCGATCTGAACCTGGCCAACGGCGAGGAAGCCGATCTGCGCACCGCCACCGCCAACATCCACTTCAAGTGGCTGGGGCTCTCGGCCGCCGCCGAATACTACTGGGCCAACATCGATCCCGACGGCAAATCCGACTGGGATGCCGACGGCTACTACCTGCAGGCCGGCTACCAGATCATCCCCGAGACCGTCGAACTGGCCCTGCGCTACTCGGCCATCGATTCCACCGACGCCGCCGCCCTGACCAAGTACGACCAGAACCAGTTTCAGATCGCCGCCGGCTATTATTACAAGAAACACCGCGCCAAGATCCAGGCCGATTATACCCTCCACAAGGACGATCTAGCGCAGAACAAGGATGACAACATTTTCCGGCTTCAGGCTCAGGTCATTTTCTGA